The following proteins are co-located in the Solanum pennellii chromosome 8, SPENNV200 genome:
- the LOC107028111 gene encoding uncharacterized protein LOC107028111 yields MSSQVTENHRENAEIFTDPTICKQKSLQLLEQINMPKGLLPLDDLIEIGHNKQTGFVWMKQKKAKENRFKKIGKLVWYDTEVTGFLEDRRMKKLTGVKSKELLIWVTISDISIQVSDLEKITFATPSGISKAFPVSAFEE; encoded by the coding sequence ATGTCATCTCAAGTAACAGAAAATCACCGTGAAAATGCAGAGATTTTCACTGACCCAACGATCTGCAAGCAGAAATCTCTACAACTTTTGGAGCAAATCAATATGCCAAAAGGGCTTCTCCCATTGGATGATCTAATAGAAATAGGACACAATAAACAAACCGGATTTGTATGGATGAAACagaaaaaggcaaaagaaaATCGGTttaagaaaattggaaaacttGTCTGGTATGATACTGAGGTCACCGGATTCCTTGAAGATCGCCGGATGAAGAAACTCACCGGCGTTAAAAGTAAGGAACTATTGATCTGGGTAACAATTTCTGATATTTCTATCCAGGTCTCTGATTTAGAGAAAATTACATTTGCTACCCCTTCTGGAATTTCTAAAGCCTTTCCGGTGTCTGCGTTCGAGGAGTGA